TGCACTAGCGCGATCGCTTTTTCACAATCTTCTGCTGCTTGAGGATCTTCTTTCGTAACTACCCAGTGAATGGTTGCTAGCATTTCCATTCCATAAGGAGTTTCAAAACCAGTAATTAAATTACTAACTTTTTCTAAACGTTCGTTTGCTTCAGGATGCTGTTCTAGATAATTATGTGCTGCTTTTTTTCCTTCTGGTAAGACATACATTTGAGATTGTTGAGAGCGATCGCCATAACCACGAATAAAATGACCGTCTAATCTTTGCAATACATGATTTAAGTTATCCGCATAAGGTCCAAATTGATGTTTCACGTAGTTAAGTTTTAAAGATTCTCCTGCTTCTTGAAGAAAATATGCCAGTTTTTGAATTTCTATTTTAGTCAAGCGATAGCCTGGAATTTCGTATATTTCTAACAATCGAATAAATAAAGCGCGAGCAAGAGTCATATTTGGTTTTGTGCTAGCGACTTTAATTTTATCGGCTACTAGCGCACCTCCAGGTTCAAAGATTACTACTTTAAGATCTGGTAATTCAGCAAAACTCTTGGTAATCATCGGCTTGATTTGCTTCCAGTTTAAGCCGCCATTCCCGCATCCTAGGGGAGGAATAGCTAGGGATTTAATGTCAAATCTTTGTACTTCTTCAACTAAAGCTTTTAATCCAGATTCAATATCTTCTATTTTTGACTTTCCTCTCCAGTGACGCTTGGTAGGAAAGTTAATAATATATTTAGGAAATAGTTTACCTGTAGAGGTAGTAAACATTTGTCCTGGTTGAACTTGTTTAGCATCACAAGCTTTTTTATATTGCTTGAAGTTTTCGGGAAATGCTTGTTTGAATTGCAAAGCAATACCTTTACCCATCACACCAACACAGTTTACTGTATTAACGAGGGCTTCAGTATGTTCTTCTAAGAGGTTGCCTTGCTTGTATTCAATCATTTTCCTTAGTGGGCTGTTTTCAACAAAATTTGCATTGCACATTTCCTCTATTAATAGTGTAAAGCATTGGCGAACGAGGTGCAAAATAAAAAGGAACATAATCATGCAATACACCCCCAGCACCACAGGGAACTTGTTTTCTCGCTCGTCTATCTTGAATTGTTTGATGAGCAATATCTGTGTAGTTAGCTCGTTGTTGTTTTAGCTGATTGAAAGCAATTAATCCACTTGAGTTCAGAATTGATGAGAGATTATTAACATGAGTGATATGGTAAATCGGAGTAGGCATTAATAGAGAAAGGATAAATTTCTGGTTATCTGCTAAGATGATATTCTCTTTTGCAATAATCTGAAAGTAGGTTTTCAGCAAAATAGTCGCTCGATCTATTAAATATATAACTAAGCGATCGCCTGTTAGTCACTTTCCTGGCTATAATATAAGATAGGTAAATAATCAAAAAACTATATCCCCTGAGTAAAGATGTTAAGCATTGGAACACAAAAAAGCGATCGCATTACCACCATTACGAATACGACTTGGGCTGAATATATTAGTTTAGATTTGCCGAGTAAACGAGTCTCATTTCGCAACGGAGTAATTACAATTGTGTCCCCAGGACGTAACCATGAATTGATTGGTGACTATCTTAGGTTGATTATTTTGGGCTATTGTCGTCAATCGAATATTCCTGTTTTCACCTTTAATCAAACTACCCTCAAGGAAGAAGGGAAAGAAGGGAAAGAACCCGACGTGGCTTATTGTTTTGAGACAGATAAAGACAAGCCAGATTTGGCGGTAGAAGTTAATCTAACATCAGGGAATATCGACGATTTAACTAAATATCAATATTTAAAGATTGCTGAAGTTTGGCTATGGGAAAATAATCAAATTAGATTCTTTGTTTATCGCGAGTCAGGATATTTAGAATTAACTGTAAGCAATTTTTTGCCTAGCTTAAACAGCGATCGCGTTACCGAAATCGTGAATAGTTGTTTTGGCAAAAGTGTTTTAGAAGTAGAAAAATATTTCTCTTAAAGTTTAATTCTCTAAATAGTAAAACATGAACCAAAAAGAATCTTTACTACCTTTAAAAATTGCCGTGCTGACAGTTTCCGACACGCGAACCTAAGCTGATGATAAATCGGGCAAAATATTAGTGGATAACTCGATCGCAGTGGGACATTCCATAGCAGAAAAAACTGATGGAGTATTATCAAAGAGCAACTCGATTCCCGCCATCGTCCTTGTAATTTAGCTCAATTGATTCCTAGATTGACAGAGACTTAGAGACAATCGAGCGATCGCTTTACTATAGTAGAGATTTTTTGGCTTTTTAATTGTCAAAACCCTTTTTACTGCAACATCAAAGCGACTTGTTTGGCAAAATAAGTTAAAATCAAATCTGCCCCTGCCCGTTTAATACTGGTAAGAGTTTCTAGAACTACTTGCTTTTCATCAATCCAGCCTTGCTGTGCAGCAGCTTTCACCATCGCATATTCGCCACTGACGTTATAGGCAGCAACGGGTAAGTTAGTGTATTCTTTGATACGACGAATAATATCTAGATAAGCTAAAGCTGGTTTGACCATTACCATATCTGCCC
This is a stretch of genomic DNA from Oscillatoria salina IIICB1. It encodes these proteins:
- the darG gene encoding type II toxin-antitoxin system antitoxin DNA ADP-ribosyl glycohydrolase DarG; this translates as MIEYKQGNLLEEHTEALVNTVNCVGVMGKGIALQFKQAFPENFKQYKKACDAKQVQPGQMFTTSTGKLFPKYIINFPTKRHWRGKSKIEDIESGLKALVEEVQRFDIKSLAIPPLGCGNGGLNWKQIKPMITKSFAELPDLKVVIFEPGGALVADKIKVASTKPNMTLARALFIRLLEIYEIPGYRLTKIEIQKLAYFLQEAGESLKLNYVKHQFGPYADNLNHVLQRLDGHFIRGYGDRSQQSQMYVLPEGKKAAHNYLEQHPEANERLEKVSNLITGFETPYGMEMLATIHWVVTKEDPQAAEDCEKAIALVHQWNDRKRKLFKPSHLQKAWERLKQQNWFSKTSAIDG
- a CDS encoding DUF4433 domain-containing protein, which translates into the protein MLKTYFQIIAKENIILADNQKFILSLLMPTPIYHITHVNNLSSILNSSGLIAFNQLKQQRANYTDIAHQTIQDRRARKQVPCGAGGVLHDYVPFYFAPRSPMLYTINRGNVQCKFC
- a CDS encoding Uma2 family endonuclease; the protein is MLSIGTQKSDRITTITNTTWAEYISLDLPSKRVSFRNGVITIVSPGRNHELIGDYLRLIILGYCRQSNIPVFTFNQTTLKEEGKEGKEPDVAYCFETDKDKPDLAVEVNLTSGNIDDLTKYQYLKIAEVWLWENNQIRFFVYRESGYLELTVSNFLPSLNSDRVTEIVNSCFGKSVLEVEKYFS